A genomic region of Micromonospora sp. NBRC 110009 contains the following coding sequences:
- a CDS encoding FAD-dependent monooxygenase, with the protein MTENYDTDVIVVGGGPVGTMLAAELRLAGAAVILLERLPERSPHSKAFGLHARSLESLDRRGLVERFRDGARTWNNGHFAGLDVWVDFSLLDSSHGYALLSEQARTEELLEAHAVEAGAVIRRRQTVTGLNQDAEGVTVSVSGPDGPYLLRSRYAVGCDGGASLVRKAAGIGFPGTGGRVTARLGDVRLADRDDAPMGMERTERGLLFCVPLDDRYHRVATFDFNPPDKAGDEALTLDELTGSMRQIWGTDLGAHDARWLSWFTDSARQADRYHDGRVLLAGDAAHIHFPVGGQGLNLGLQDAFNLGWKLGAEIAGWAPAGLLDTYDAERRPPAHQVLQNTRGQIALMNPDPDVTPLRELVENLMRIDDANRVIAEMLSGVAVRYEPGIEGAHPLVGGFGRDLTLQTGDGETRVAELLRAGTGVLLDLADNPGVRAALADCPGAAGRVRHVTAKSKEEPDLAGQLIRPDGYTAWAADRNTHPDRVRTELGTALRSWFGDN; encoded by the coding sequence GTGACGGAGAACTACGACACCGACGTGATCGTCGTCGGAGGAGGACCGGTGGGCACGATGCTCGCCGCCGAGCTGCGGCTGGCCGGCGCCGCGGTCATCCTGCTGGAACGGCTGCCCGAGCGGTCGCCCCACTCCAAGGCGTTCGGCCTGCACGCCCGCTCGCTGGAGTCTCTGGACCGCCGCGGTCTGGTCGAGCGGTTCCGCGACGGCGCCCGCACCTGGAACAACGGCCACTTCGCCGGGCTGGACGTGTGGGTGGACTTCAGCCTGCTCGACAGCAGTCACGGCTACGCCCTGCTCAGCGAGCAGGCACGCACCGAGGAACTGCTCGAGGCGCACGCGGTGGAGGCCGGCGCGGTCATCCGCCGCCGGCAGACCGTGACCGGGCTGAACCAGGACGCCGAGGGCGTCACCGTCTCGGTGTCCGGCCCGGACGGCCCGTACCTTCTGCGGTCCCGCTACGCGGTCGGCTGCGACGGCGGCGCCAGCCTCGTGCGCAAGGCCGCCGGGATCGGTTTCCCCGGCACGGGCGGGCGGGTGACCGCGCGGCTCGGCGACGTCCGGCTGGCCGACCGCGACGACGCCCCGATGGGCATGGAGCGGACCGAGCGCGGGTTGCTGTTCTGCGTTCCCCTCGACGACCGCTACCACCGCGTGGCCACCTTCGACTTCAACCCACCGGACAAGGCCGGCGACGAGGCGCTGACTCTCGACGAGCTGACCGGGAGCATGCGGCAGATCTGGGGCACCGACCTGGGCGCCCACGACGCCCGGTGGCTGTCCTGGTTCACCGACTCGGCCCGGCAGGCGGACCGGTACCACGACGGCCGCGTCCTGCTCGCCGGCGACGCCGCGCACATCCACTTCCCGGTCGGCGGTCAGGGTCTGAACCTGGGTCTGCAGGACGCCTTCAACCTTGGGTGGAAGCTCGGGGCGGAGATCGCGGGGTGGGCGCCGGCGGGCCTGCTCGACACGTACGACGCCGAGCGCCGCCCGCCCGCCCACCAGGTGCTGCAGAACACCCGCGGCCAGATCGCCCTGATGAACCCCGATCCGGACGTGACACCGCTGCGGGAACTCGTGGAGAACCTGATGCGGATCGACGACGCGAACCGGGTCATCGCCGAGATGCTCTCCGGCGTCGCGGTGCGCTACGAGCCGGGGATCGAGGGCGCCCACCCGCTCGTCGGCGGCTTCGGCCGGGACCTGACCCTGCAGACGGGCGACGGCGAGACCCGGGTCGCCGAGCTGCTCCGCGCGGGCACCGGCGTCCTGCTCGACCTCGCCGACAACCCCGGCGTACGCGCGGCCCTGGCCGACTGCCCGGGTGCGGCGGGGCGGGTGCGTCACGTTACGGCGAAGAGCAAGGAGGAGCCGGACCTCGCCGGTCAGCTGATCCGCCCGGACGGCTACACGGCCTGGGCGGCGGACCGGAACACCCACCCGGACCGGGTCCGGACGGAGCTGGGGACGGCA
- a CDS encoding FAD-dependent oxidoreductase, with translation MKESRVPVLVVGGSLVGLSTALFLAHHGVKCLLVERHPGTSVHPRAVGYYPRTVELLRGVGLEEAVLKAASGFATHRTRAGVVSLAGEELFTRVEMDGDGELADVTPCRLLLLTQDRLEPLLRARAEQLGADLRFGTELVSFAADAEGVTAEVVQVDTGARHRVRADHLVAADGPRSAVREALGVPRTGRGVLSCHVSIAFTADLAAALRGRRFSVVHVQNPEVRGILVHDDTLRMGTLIVEYDPARGESLDDFTDRRCTDLVRAAIGVPGLPVEIRSRFPWDMAQLTATRYVHGAVLLAGDAAHVIPPTGGYGANTGIADAHNLAWKLAAVLSGTAGPALLETYDAERRPVGELAAAQGALQLAVRSRTAMPAEQNAVLDAQAVTMGYRYGAPDDLVADPRTRHAESGTRAPHLLLSRDGGKASTLDLFGAGFVLLAGPGGAAWCTAAVTAAAGLGVRLAAYRVVPAQAAPGPGVLHDAEGAFGDAYALADDAAVLVRPDGFVAWRSDESEPAAAGTETESVTAALRRILAR, from the coding sequence ATGAAGGAGAGCCGGGTGCCGGTGCTGGTGGTCGGGGGGAGCCTGGTGGGCCTGTCCACCGCGTTGTTCCTCGCCCACCACGGGGTGAAGTGCCTGCTGGTCGAGCGCCATCCGGGCACCTCGGTGCACCCCCGGGCGGTGGGCTACTACCCGCGGACCGTGGAGCTGCTGCGCGGCGTCGGCCTGGAGGAGGCGGTGCTCAAGGCGGCGTCGGGCTTCGCCACCCACCGCACCCGGGCGGGCGTGGTGTCCTTGGCCGGCGAGGAGCTGTTCACCCGCGTGGAGATGGACGGCGACGGCGAGCTCGCCGATGTCACCCCGTGCCGGTTGCTGCTGCTCACGCAGGACCGCCTCGAGCCCCTGCTGCGGGCACGGGCGGAACAGCTCGGCGCGGACCTGCGGTTCGGTACGGAACTGGTGTCGTTCGCCGCCGACGCGGAGGGGGTGACGGCCGAGGTGGTGCAGGTCGACACCGGAGCGCGGCACCGGGTGCGCGCCGATCACCTGGTCGCGGCCGACGGCCCGCGCAGTGCCGTGCGTGAGGCCCTGGGCGTGCCGCGCACCGGTCGGGGCGTGCTCTCGTGCCACGTGAGCATCGCGTTCACGGCCGACCTGGCGGCGGCGCTGCGCGGCCGGCGGTTCAGCGTCGTCCACGTCCAGAACCCGGAGGTCCGCGGCATCCTGGTGCACGACGACACGCTCCGGATGGGCACGCTGATCGTCGAGTACGACCCGGCGCGGGGTGAGAGCCTCGACGACTTCACCGATCGGCGGTGCACGGACCTGGTCCGGGCAGCCATCGGAGTGCCCGGCCTGCCGGTCGAGATCCGGTCCCGCTTCCCGTGGGACATGGCCCAGCTGACGGCGACCCGGTACGTCCACGGCGCGGTTCTGCTGGCCGGCGACGCCGCGCATGTCATCCCGCCGACCGGCGGGTACGGCGCGAACACCGGCATCGCCGACGCGCACAACCTCGCCTGGAAACTGGCCGCCGTGCTGTCCGGAACGGCCGGTCCCGCCCTGCTGGAGACCTACGACGCCGAACGCAGGCCGGTCGGCGAGCTCGCCGCCGCGCAGGGCGCGTTGCAGCTCGCGGTCCGCTCCCGGACCGCCATGCCGGCCGAGCAGAACGCGGTCTTGGACGCGCAGGCGGTGACCATGGGCTACCGGTACGGCGCCCCGGACGACCTTGTCGCCGATCCCCGCACGCGGCACGCCGAGAGCGGCACCCGCGCGCCCCATCTGCTGCTGTCCCGCGACGGCGGGAAGGCGTCCACCCTGGACCTGTTCGGCGCCGGCTTCGTGCTGCTGGCCGGACCCGGCGGCGCCGCCTGGTGCACCGCCGCCGTGACCGCCGCCGCCGGGCTCGGCGTCCGGCTGGCCGCGTACCGGGTCGTCCCGGCGCAGGCCGCACCCGGGCCCGGCGTCCTGCACGACGCCGAGGGGGCCTTCGGCGACGCGTACGCGCTGGCGGACGACGCTGCCGTCCTGGTGCGTCCGGACGGCTTCGTCGCCTGGCGCTCGGACGAGTCGGAGCCCGCAGCGGCCGGGACCGAGACGGAGTCGGTGACGGCGGCCCTGCGCCGGATCCTCGCCCGCTGA
- a CDS encoding GNAT family N-acetyltransferase — translation MQIRTLDGDDPATIDLLLPGFRETMRQDLPDDPPVSAALLARLLQRRRGADRLILAAVDSDGVPAGYVKLGLDLGADLERAHGSLWVFPAYRGRGVGRALVAAARAELRERGRGILLVDAPHTPAAEAFAAAVGGRRVTTNLRNRLHLAGWAADHTGAPDPAALGVRLVRWTDRCPDDLVEQYARVWARTDAAVNGQAGAAGVTAADVRIAEQQALDSAHHQYAVAAVDTAGAGLLGYSTLFVRDSPMADSGQTMVLPEHRRRGLGTVLKTSLIDWARSENQHLALLQAWNAADNEAIRALNRRLGFRADQQWSTYRVAT, via the coding sequence ATGCAGATCCGTACCCTCGACGGGGACGACCCGGCGACCATCGACCTCCTCCTGCCCGGCTTTCGAGAGACGATGCGGCAGGACCTACCCGACGACCCGCCGGTGTCGGCGGCGCTGCTGGCCCGGCTGCTCCAGCGGCGTCGCGGCGCCGACCGGCTGATCCTCGCCGCCGTCGACTCCGACGGCGTACCGGCCGGGTACGTGAAGCTCGGCCTGGACCTGGGCGCCGACCTCGAGCGGGCGCACGGCTCCCTGTGGGTGTTCCCCGCGTACCGTGGCCGGGGCGTCGGCCGCGCGCTGGTGGCGGCGGCCCGGGCGGAGCTGCGCGAGCGGGGCCGCGGCATCCTGCTCGTCGACGCTCCCCACACGCCGGCGGCGGAGGCGTTCGCCGCCGCGGTGGGCGGCCGGCGGGTGACGACGAACCTGCGCAACCGGCTCCACCTGGCCGGGTGGGCCGCGGACCACACCGGCGCTCCCGACCCGGCCGCCCTCGGGGTGCGCCTGGTGCGGTGGACCGACCGGTGCCCCGACGATCTGGTCGAGCAGTACGCACGGGTCTGGGCGCGGACCGACGCCGCGGTCAACGGCCAGGCCGGCGCGGCCGGGGTCACCGCCGCCGACGTCCGGATCGCCGAGCAGCAGGCCCTTGACAGCGCGCACCACCAGTACGCCGTGGCCGCCGTGGACACCGCCGGCGCCGGTCTCCTGGGCTACAGCACGCTCTTCGTCCGGGACAGCCCGATGGCCGACTCGGGCCAGACGATGGTGCTGCCCGAGCACCGCCGGCGCGGCCTGGGGACCGTGCTCAAGACCTCGCTCATCGACTGGGCCCGGAGCGAGAACCAGCACCTCGCGCTGCTGCAGGCGTGGAACGCGGCGGACAACGAGGCGATCCGCGCGTTGAACCGCCGGCTCGGCTTCCGCGCCGACCAGCAGTGGTCCACCTACCGGGTGGCGACGTAG
- a CDS encoding peptide MFS transporter: MSTAGVTARRVPDTAAPAAGPGRRDRSFAVVFALDLWERFSFFGLATILVLYLVAPVGEGGAGLPAVDAAAVFGAYMSLGFLAGLPGGWLTDRLLGPRRAAIAGGALVAAGHLTLAVPATAATYVGLLCVAGGTGLVKPATAALAALTRGGRANTQATFSLFYLAIQVSALLAPLVVGTVAERVGWHAGFAVAGAGMVTGLVWFVVGTRGGGTERTAHRMSPAVRRGCVRWAVVLVVVVVTVALLAANRLVTAQQVLIPPGLSTLAAPAAFVAHLLRGERITGPDRRRTIGLVILLAASSCFWMIFAQDTSVLGVFARNDVDREVGGWLVPAAWFQSLHPLFVLLLAPLSAWWWGRRSRSPRTLGFAVALALAGGSFVLVAAAGRGPVSPWWLVGAYLLQAGGEIVVGPVGLALAARLAPPGRRGQFLGLYGLFAAFGVVSGNQLYRLTGVLPLPLYFLLCGLAVVVVAVLLAAVSPRVDRLLQAGGTAA; encoded by the coding sequence GTGAGCACGGCGGGTGTGACGGCGCGGCGCGTCCCGGACACCGCCGCGCCCGCTGCCGGTCCGGGGCGGCGGGACCGCTCGTTCGCCGTCGTGTTCGCCCTCGACCTGTGGGAACGGTTCAGTTTCTTCGGGCTGGCCACGATCCTCGTGCTGTATCTCGTCGCGCCGGTCGGCGAGGGTGGCGCCGGGCTGCCGGCGGTGGACGCCGCGGCGGTGTTCGGCGCGTACATGTCGCTGGGCTTCCTGGCCGGCCTCCCCGGCGGGTGGCTGACCGACCGGCTCCTCGGACCCCGGCGGGCCGCGATCGCCGGGGGCGCGCTCGTCGCGGCCGGCCACCTGACGCTGGCGGTCCCCGCCACCGCCGCGACGTACGTGGGGCTGCTCTGCGTGGCCGGTGGCACGGGCCTGGTGAAACCGGCCACGGCCGCGCTCGCCGCGCTGACCCGCGGCGGGCGCGCGAACACGCAGGCGACGTTCTCGCTCTTCTACCTCGCGATCCAGGTGAGCGCCCTGCTCGCGCCCCTGGTGGTCGGCACGGTCGCCGAGCGGGTCGGCTGGCACGCCGGGTTCGCGGTGGCCGGAGCCGGCATGGTCACCGGTCTGGTCTGGTTCGTGGTCGGCACCCGGGGCGGCGGCACGGAACGGACGGCACACCGGATGTCGCCGGCCGTCCGCCGGGGGTGCGTCCGGTGGGCCGTCGTGCTGGTCGTCGTCGTGGTGACGGTGGCGCTGCTCGCCGCGAACCGGCTGGTGACCGCCCAGCAGGTGCTGATCCCGCCGGGGCTGTCCACACTCGCGGCCCCCGCGGCGTTCGTGGCGCACCTGCTGCGGGGGGAACGGATCACCGGACCCGACCGGCGGCGCACGATCGGCCTGGTGATCCTGCTCGCGGCCTCGTCCTGCTTCTGGATGATCTTCGCGCAGGACACGTCGGTCCTCGGCGTGTTCGCCCGGAACGACGTCGACCGCGAGGTGGGCGGCTGGTTGGTCCCGGCCGCCTGGTTCCAGTCGCTGCACCCGCTGTTCGTCCTGCTGCTGGCGCCCCTGTCGGCCTGGTGGTGGGGGCGGCGGAGCCGGTCACCCCGGACGCTGGGGTTCGCCGTGGCCCTGGCGCTGGCCGGGGGCAGCTTCGTGCTCGTGGCCGCGGCCGGGCGTGGCCCGGTGTCACCGTGGTGGCTGGTGGGCGCCTACCTGCTTCAGGCCGGTGGGGAGATCGTGGTCGGGCCGGTCGGCCTGGCCCTGGCCGCGCGGCTCGCACCACCCGGCCGCCGGGGACAGTTCCTGGGCCTGTACGGGTTGTTCGCGGCCTTCGGGGTGGTGTCGGGCAACCAGCTGTACCGCCTCACCGGTGTGCTTCCGCTGCCGCTCTACTTCCTGCTCTGCGGCCTGGCGGTGGTCGTCGTCGCCGTGCTGCTGGCGGCCGTGTCGCCGCGGGTGGACCGGCTCCTCCAGGCGGGCGGTACGGCGGCGTGA
- a CDS encoding FAD-binding oxidoreductase: MPERARGADVLPAVRPARWHRLGGRLAGDLVLPADPAYDAARRLQQMEFDRIAPLAVAYCASTEDVRTCVGFAREHGIPLRIRSGGHSHNGWSTGEALVVDLSRMNAVSVGRDTVALGPGTQSVDALAALRAYGRQIITGTFPTVAAGGFLTGGGLGWQTRRFGVGSDRVAAARVVLADGRVVRCSADEEPDLYWALRGGGGGTFGIVVGFEVRPVDAPVLVRYDTVWDLDRGAELIAAWQQWCVEGPDELGSSLVVLPSFRPGDTPTIRIWGVHLGSRGDVERGLASLAHRAGTRPRTSTVGDPEPYSDAMHRSLCGDATVAECHRTGTGPEAKGHRHPMTLRTYRLTDRAMTGDEAAAAVAAWDPGLDQERYLLFIALGGQANRVPRTETAYVHRNARFLAGYQYAIRAPQPGPDRIAEARAWNDRAAAALAPTACGSYVNFPSTRPEPHWRTAFFGENHPRLLDVKRRYDPENVFRHPQSVGA, encoded by the coding sequence ATGCCAGAACGAGCACGCGGCGCCGATGTCCTGCCCGCCGTACGGCCGGCCCGGTGGCACCGGCTCGGCGGTCGCCTCGCCGGCGACCTGGTGCTGCCCGCGGATCCGGCGTACGACGCCGCGCGGCGGTTGCAGCAGATGGAGTTCGACCGGATCGCGCCCCTGGCGGTCGCGTACTGCGCCTCCACCGAGGACGTGCGCACCTGCGTCGGCTTCGCCCGGGAGCACGGGATCCCGCTGCGGATCCGCAGCGGCGGGCACAGCCACAACGGCTGGTCGACCGGGGAGGCGCTGGTCGTCGACCTCTCCCGGATGAACGCCGTGTCCGTCGGCCGGGACACCGTGGCCCTCGGCCCGGGTACGCAGTCCGTCGACGCGCTCGCCGCGCTGCGGGCGTACGGGCGGCAGATCATCACCGGGACGTTCCCCACCGTGGCGGCCGGCGGCTTCCTCACCGGAGGCGGGCTGGGCTGGCAGACCCGGCGCTTCGGGGTCGGCAGCGACCGCGTGGCCGCGGCCCGGGTGGTGCTCGCCGACGGGCGGGTGGTGCGCTGTTCCGCCGACGAGGAACCCGACCTGTACTGGGCGCTGCGTGGCGGCGGTGGCGGCACCTTCGGGATCGTGGTGGGCTTCGAAGTCCGCCCCGTGGACGCTCCGGTGCTCGTCCGCTACGACACGGTCTGGGACCTGGACCGCGGCGCCGAACTTATCGCCGCGTGGCAGCAGTGGTGCGTGGAGGGCCCGGACGAGCTGGGATCCTCGCTCGTGGTGCTGCCGTCGTTCCGGCCCGGCGACACGCCGACCATCCGGATCTGGGGAGTCCACCTCGGATCCCGGGGCGACGTGGAGCGCGGGCTCGCGAGCCTGGCCCACCGGGCGGGCACCCGGCCCCGCACGAGCACCGTCGGGGATCCGGAGCCGTACTCCGACGCGATGCACCGCAGCCTGTGCGGGGACGCGACGGTGGCGGAGTGCCACCGGACGGGCACCGGTCCGGAGGCCAAGGGTCACCGCCACCCGATGACCCTGCGGACCTACCGGCTCACCGACCGGGCCATGACCGGTGACGAGGCGGCGGCGGCGGTCGCCGCCTGGGACCCCGGGCTGGACCAGGAGCGGTACCTGTTGTTCATCGCCCTGGGCGGGCAGGCCAACCGGGTGCCCCGGACCGAGACGGCCTACGTGCACCGGAACGCCCGGTTCCTCGCCGGCTACCAGTACGCGATCCGCGCGCCGCAACCCGGGCCCGACCGGATCGCGGAGGCGCGGGCCTGGAACGACCGGGCCGCGGCCGCACTCGCCCCGACGGCCTGCGGCTCGTACGTCAACTTCCCCAGCACCCGGCCGGAGCCGCACTGGCGGACGGCGTTCTTCGGGGAGAACCATCCCCGGCTGCTGGACGTGAAGCGTCGCTACGACCCGGAGAACGTCTTCCGGCACCCACAGAGTGTGGGGGCCTGA
- a CDS encoding quinone oxidoreductase family protein translates to MRIVRHHEHGAPSVLRIEETEKPQPGPGEVLIRAEAIGVTFAEVQRRQGIRIGGHADLPGSPGGDVAGTVEALGEGVTGVAVGDRVVVDVHQGAYADHVVAPASWLIRIPADLDAAEATLLPSPAQTAYHAIKESGQLKPGETILVDAASGGVGHLAVQIAKAMDAGKVIATASTQAKLDFVRGLGADVTINYTDDDWDQQVLAATDGRGADVVLETVGGDILTKSVQLTAQFGRLVFYGSASGNVPPIHPLALSRMKTVAGFALYAMIYNRPEAIAAGQRDLLDMITSGRVRPIVHSRLPLDEVVKAHELMEARTQLGKVVLIP, encoded by the coding sequence ATGCGCATCGTCCGCCATCACGAACACGGGGCGCCCTCGGTGCTCCGGATCGAAGAGACGGAGAAGCCCCAGCCCGGTCCCGGCGAGGTGCTGATCCGGGCCGAGGCCATCGGCGTCACGTTCGCGGAGGTCCAGCGCCGGCAGGGCATCCGCATCGGCGGTCACGCCGACCTTCCCGGCAGCCCGGGCGGTGACGTCGCCGGCACCGTCGAGGCGCTCGGCGAGGGGGTCACCGGCGTCGCGGTCGGCGACCGGGTCGTGGTCGACGTCCACCAGGGGGCGTACGCGGACCACGTCGTCGCGCCCGCGTCCTGGCTGATCAGGATCCCGGCGGACCTGGACGCCGCCGAGGCGACCCTGCTGCCCAGTCCGGCGCAGACCGCGTACCACGCGATCAAGGAGTCCGGGCAGCTCAAGCCCGGCGAGACGATCCTTGTCGACGCGGCGTCCGGCGGCGTCGGCCACCTCGCCGTGCAGATCGCCAAGGCCATGGACGCCGGCAAGGTCATCGCCACCGCCAGCACCCAGGCGAAGCTCGACTTCGTCCGCGGCCTGGGCGCCGACGTCACCATCAACTACACCGACGACGACTGGGACCAGCAGGTCCTCGCGGCCACCGACGGCCGGGGCGCGGACGTCGTCCTGGAGACGGTGGGCGGTGACATCCTGACCAAGAGCGTCCAGCTCACCGCCCAGTTCGGCCGGCTGGTCTTCTACGGTTCGGCGAGCGGCAACGTCCCGCCGATCCACCCGCTGGCGCTGAGCCGGATGAAGACGGTCGCCGGGTTCGCGCTGTACGCGATGATCTACAACCGCCCCGAGGCGATCGCCGCGGGCCAGCGGGACCTGCTCGACATGATCACCTCCGGCAGGGTCCGTCCGATCGTGCACTCGCGGCTCCCCCTCGACGAGGTCGTCAAGGCGCACGAACTGATGGAGGCCCGTACGCAGCTCGGCAAGGTCGTGCTCATCCCGTGA
- a CDS encoding MarR family winged helix-turn-helix transcriptional regulator: MTTGPQDETRASGLLDEVGPAFSRLRRGAALNAEKPIARKDLSRSLVLGVTEEVSAREGDETTVGTIAERLGIDPSAASRLVSDCISEGYLLRTASQVDGRRTILQLTPAGREMLTSFRRHQRSAYEHITRDWSDHDRLEFARLLIKYVDSLARLQARTDGN; encoded by the coding sequence ATGACAACTGGCCCGCAGGACGAGACGCGGGCATCCGGCCTGCTCGACGAGGTGGGGCCGGCCTTCTCCCGTCTCCGCCGGGGAGCCGCGCTCAACGCCGAGAAGCCGATCGCCCGCAAGGACCTCAGTCGCAGCCTCGTGCTGGGTGTCACCGAGGAGGTCTCGGCACGGGAGGGCGACGAGACCACGGTCGGCACGATCGCCGAGCGCCTGGGCATCGACCCGTCCGCGGCCAGCCGACTGGTCTCGGACTGCATCAGCGAGGGCTACCTGCTCCGGACGGCCTCCCAGGTCGACGGGCGGCGCACCATCCTCCAGCTCACTCCCGCCGGCCGCGAGATGCTCACCAGCTTCCGGCGCCACCAGCGATCGGCCTACGAGCACATCACCCGGGACTGGTCCGACCACGACCGCCTCGAGTTCGCCCGGCTGCTCATCAAGTACGTGGACAGCCTCGCCCGCCTGCAGGCGCGCACCGACGGGAACTGA
- a CDS encoding MarR family winged helix-turn-helix transcriptional regulator, which yields MNNRDLPVPGRHVPLHEQSVGQLFATAARLSGSMWVRLLNERLGIGWTAFNVLLQLGAADGQTAKEIAHASMVTPSTLTGVVDTLERDGLIERRRSDTDRRVIRLHLTEAGRQRLSLSATKLSAEFDQLFDHVEPADEAAIRRFLLGAVDRFSAELGLPGTQLDVH from the coding sequence ATGAACAACCGCGATCTGCCCGTGCCCGGCCGCCACGTGCCGTTGCACGAGCAGTCGGTCGGCCAGTTGTTCGCCACCGCCGCGAGGCTGTCGGGCAGCATGTGGGTGCGGCTGCTCAACGAACGCCTCGGCATCGGCTGGACGGCGTTCAACGTGCTCCTCCAGCTGGGGGCCGCCGACGGCCAGACGGCCAAGGAGATCGCACACGCGTCGATGGTGACGCCGTCCACCCTGACCGGCGTGGTGGACACCCTGGAGCGCGACGGCCTGATCGAGCGCCGCCGCTCCGACACGGACCGCAGGGTCATCCGTCTGCACCTCACCGAGGCGGGCCGGCAACGCCTCTCCCTCTCGGCGACCAAGCTCTCCGCCGAGTTCGACCAACTCTTCGACCACGTCGAGCCCGCGGACGAGGCGGCCATCCGTCGCTTCCTGCTGGGCGCCGTCGACCGCTTCTCGGCGGAGCTCGGCCTGCCGGGCACCCAGCTCGACGTGCACTAG
- a CDS encoding ABC transporter ATP-binding protein produces the protein MLMRLLRIHLPAYRTPIALVLLLQLAQTAATLYLPTLYADIINRGVVPGDTGVIMRTGGVMLGVSALQIVGSLIAVNLGARVAVRVGRDVRASVFDRVLTFSAREMGTFGAPSLITRSTNDVQQVQMLVLMALTLIVVAPITCLGGIVLAARQDVPSSVILLVAVPTLGAAVAAILSRLNPQFRLLQQLTDRITTVLREQINGVRVVRAFVRDDAEQDRYTAVNSDISTVSLRVGRLMALMYPTVLLVMNGSAVAVLWLGAGRVADGSLGVGSLTAFLTYLVQILMAVMSATFMLMMVPRAEVCAERILEVLDTRSHVEPPAEPVTTPPIHADLEVRKVEFRYPGAEQPVLSEVDLQARPGRTTAIVGSTGSGKTTLLNLVPRLVDATAGSVRIGGHDVRSLDRAALSTMVGLVPQRLYLFSGTVASNLRYGRPDATDDDLWRALDLAQARDFVARMPGGLDAEIAQGGTNVSGGQRQRLAIARTLVQRPRIYLFDDSFSALDYATDKALRAALSEVTADATVVIVAQRISTIRDADRIVVLDDGRVVGAGSHRELMRTCSTYREIVLSQQTEMEAA, from the coding sequence ATGCTGATGCGGCTGCTTCGCATCCACCTGCCCGCGTACCGCACACCCATCGCGCTCGTGCTGCTGCTCCAACTGGCGCAGACCGCCGCGACCCTCTACCTGCCCACGCTCTATGCCGACATCATCAACCGGGGAGTCGTCCCCGGCGACACCGGCGTCATCATGCGGACCGGCGGCGTCATGCTCGGCGTGTCGGCCCTGCAGATCGTGGGTTCGCTCATCGCCGTCAACCTCGGCGCCCGGGTCGCCGTACGCGTCGGCCGGGACGTCCGGGCGAGCGTCTTCGACCGGGTCCTCACCTTCTCCGCCCGCGAGATGGGCACGTTCGGCGCCCCGTCACTGATCACCCGCAGCACGAACGACGTCCAGCAGGTCCAGATGCTCGTGCTGATGGCCCTCACGCTGATCGTCGTCGCGCCCATCACCTGCCTCGGCGGCATCGTCCTCGCCGCACGACAGGACGTGCCCAGCTCGGTCATCCTGCTCGTCGCCGTGCCCACGCTCGGTGCCGCCGTCGCGGCGATCCTCAGCCGGCTGAACCCGCAGTTCCGGCTCCTGCAGCAGCTGACCGACCGGATCACGACGGTCCTGCGTGAGCAGATCAACGGCGTCCGGGTGGTCCGGGCGTTCGTGCGCGACGACGCCGAACAGGACCGGTACACCGCCGTCAACAGCGACATCTCCACCGTCTCCCTGCGCGTCGGCCGGCTGATGGCCCTGATGTACCCGACCGTGCTGCTGGTGATGAACGGCTCGGCCGTGGCGGTGCTGTGGCTGGGCGCCGGCCGGGTCGCCGACGGCAGCCTCGGAGTCGGCTCCCTGACGGCGTTCCTCACCTACCTCGTGCAGATCCTCATGGCCGTCATGTCCGCGACGTTCATGCTGATGATGGTGCCCCGGGCCGAGGTGTGCGCCGAGCGCATCCTCGAGGTGCTCGACACCCGCTCCCACGTGGAGCCGCCGGCCGAGCCGGTCACGACGCCCCCGATCCACGCCGACCTCGAGGTGCGGAAGGTCGAGTTCCGGTACCCCGGCGCCGAGCAGCCGGTGCTCAGCGAGGTGGACCTCCAGGCCCGGCCCGGCCGGACCACGGCCATCGTGGGCAGCACCGGCAGCGGCAAGACGACCCTGCTGAACCTCGTCCCGCGCCTGGTCGACGCCACCGCGGGCAGCGTCCGGATCGGCGGGCACGACGTCCGTTCCCTCGACCGGGCGGCACTGTCCACAATGGTGGGTCTGGTGCCGCAGCGACTGTACCTCTTCTCCGGCACGGTCGCCTCCAACCTGCGCTACGGCAGGCCGGACGCGACCGACGACGACCTGTGGCGTGCCCTCGACCTCGCCCAGGCCCGCGACTTCGTGGCCCGGATGCCCGGTGGTCTCGACGCCGAGATCGCCCAGGGCGGCACCAACGTCTCGGGTGGCCAGCGGCAGCGCCTCGCCATCGCCCGCACCCTGGTGCAGCGGCCCCGGATCTACCTCTTCGACGACTCGTTCTCCGCTCTCGACTACGCCACCGACAAGGCGTTGCGGGCCGCGCTGTCCGAGGTGACCGCCGACGCGACGGTCGTCATCGTCGCTCAACGCATCAGCACGATCCGCGACGCCGACCGGATCGTGGTGCTCGACGACGGCCGCGTCGTCGGCGCCGGGAGCCACCGGGAGCTGATGCGGACCTGCTCCACGTACCGGGAGATCGTCCTCTCCCAGCAGACCGAGATGGAGGCCGCCTGA